Proteins from one Planctomycetota bacterium genomic window:
- the wecB gene encoding UDP-N-acetylglucosamine 2-epimerase (non-hydrolyzing), whose amino-acid sequence MNNLLCVVGARPNFIKIAPLIKAATVGFPDIKITLVHTGQHYDYNMSKVFFNDLKIPRPDIHLGIGSGSHASQTGEIMIALEKVVLKARPDVIVVVGDVNSTLAGALVAAKLCIPLAHIEAGLRSFDRTMPEELNRVITDSLSDMLFVPGKNAVLNLKNEGIPAKNIFVVGNIMIDTLKQYLSAVRKSQITKSLRIKKNGYAVVTMHRAGNVDNKRVLTGLVKALVDISRVIPVVFPIHPRTKKQLKAFKLDGLLREEKGIIIIEPVSYLDSINLLMNARLVLTDSGGVQEETSVLDVPCLTLRDETEWTETLRQGTNQLVGTESTRIVSAASRILKSKRNYKKTKIPSYWDGKTSVRILQSIRKWVAKHKVS is encoded by the coding sequence ATGAACAATCTCTTATGCGTGGTCGGAGCCAGGCCTAATTTTATCAAGATTGCTCCGCTTATCAAAGCCGCCACCGTTGGGTTTCCCGATATAAAAATCACCCTCGTCCATACCGGACAGCATTACGATTATAACATGTCCAAGGTGTTCTTTAATGACTTGAAGATTCCCCGCCCGGATATCCATCTTGGTATCGGTTCCGGTTCGCACGCCTCTCAGACCGGCGAGATAATGATAGCTCTGGAAAAAGTGGTCCTGAAAGCGCGACCTGATGTCATCGTTGTGGTCGGTGACGTCAATTCAACCTTAGCCGGGGCGTTAGTGGCGGCCAAGCTTTGTATCCCGCTGGCGCATATTGAGGCGGGGTTGAGAAGCTTTGACCGGACCATGCCCGAGGAGCTTAACCGTGTCATTACAGACTCACTTTCGGATATGCTTTTCGTGCCGGGAAAGAACGCCGTTTTAAACCTGAAGAACGAAGGCATTCCGGCGAAGAATATATTCGTCGTTGGCAATATCATGATAGACACCTTAAAGCAATATTTGTCCGCGGTAAGGAAATCCCAAATAACCAAATCGTTGCGTATTAAGAAAAATGGCTATGCAGTGGTGACGATGCATCGTGCCGGGAACGTGGATAATAAGAGAGTCTTGACCGGATTGGTTAAGGCGTTGGTTGATATCAGCCGCGTTATCCCGGTTGTTTTCCCAATACATCCGAGGACAAAGAAGCAGTTGAAGGCGTTTAAATTGGATGGGTTATTGAGAGAAGAGAAGGGCATTATTATTATCGAGCCGGTGAGTTATCTGGATAGCATAAACTTATTGATGAATGCGCGTTTAGTCCTGACCGATTCCGGCGGGGTGCAGGAAGAGACATCTGTTCTGGATGTTCCGTGCCTGACCTTGCGGGATGAGACGGAGTGGACAGAGACCTTGCGGCAGGGGACTAATCAACTGGTCGGGACAGAGTCCACGCGCATTGTTTCAGCGGCCTCGCGGATATTGAAATCAAAGCGCAATTACAAGAAAACGAAGATTCCATCATATTGGGACGGAAAAACCTCAGTGAGGATTTTGCAATCAATCAGGAAGTGGGTTGCCAAACATAAGGTGAGCTAA
- a CDS encoding four helix bundle protein — MKIERFEDLIAWQEARKLMNITYDITSDTKDPDLKRHVRRTAVSVMANIAEGFGRYSSKDQKTFYLHARGSVLELQSHLYVLLDRKYLEKEAFDNAYNQTIAVSKLISGLIKSSLRLIKSSEQD, encoded by the coding sequence ATGAAAATTGAACGGTTTGAGGATTTGATTGCCTGGCAGGAGGCAAGAAAACTGATGAACATTACATACGACATTACATCAGATACCAAAGACCCGGATTTAAAACGCCACGTGCGCCGGACAGCGGTTTCTGTCATGGCAAATATCGCCGAAGGGTTTGGCAGGTATTCATCCAAAGACCAAAAGACATTCTATTTACATGCGCGGGGTTCTGTTTTGGAATTGCAAAGCCATTTGTATGTTTTATTGGACCGGAAATATCTGGAAAAAGAAGCCTTTGATAATGCCTATAACCAAACGATTGCGGTCAGCAAGCTTATCAGCGGCTTAATAAAATCTTCTTTACGGCTGATAAAATCATCCGAACAGGATTAA
- the pbpC gene encoding penicillin-binding protein 1C, with protein MKLRLTKKWRRRLLKYAGELFILFVVSFIILWFAFPFPKEEFVRDRGGLIVCDREGNILRVYLNEREDYCFPVKLSQMNPYLASATIAVEDKRFRSHHGFDPLAVSRAMWNNITKWRRTSGASTLTMQTIRLTWPRERTFKAKVIETFRALQVETRLSKDEILEYYLNYAPYGSNIYGVEAASLRYFGKPSCALTLSEAAVLAGLPASPSRFRPDKYPGRARERRDYVLKRMYDEDLITQSEFAEARNEPIVPDKKVVSPFVAPHFCELVKGSVEGTSSARVITTLNRQIQRSAENALTFAVDVLKAKGVSNGAVVVIENKTGAVRALVGSYDFFDVAHSGQVNGALASRSPGSALKPFTYALAFDKSLCLPDEILPDVPTPYRDYDPENYEHRFEGMVSAREALTSSLNLPALHLLTRVGGKELYQLLKATGFSNLTKSADYYGLGLTLGSAEVNLLDITNAYASLARLGEYQPYCLLDSEIMKGVQQQRWVISPEAAYLIADILSDPQRIIPLPGYDLVKPNIPVVSTSSYRLPRIAWKTGTSSGHRDAWTIGYTPEYTVGVWLGNFSSQPSRGLVAVNSAAPAVFEIFKQIYDGKPVTWFEPPSGFGAKPVCVRSGMLAGKDCPQVESRLVIAKERYKTCTVHQRLMVDDGTGNRLCYNCMSGRKYHYKVFEVWSPEINSWLAKSGQFTGVPAHFSACLTVKDNGGLHIISPPNKQKYSLINDNMLSAQQLKLQVVAASGVNDIFWFIDGCFYRQAGVSERLFWPLQPGRHTITCVDNEGRNNSVAISVEE; from the coding sequence ATGAAATTAAGATTGACCAAAAAGTGGAGAAGGCGGCTGCTTAAATATGCCGGGGAATTATTTATCCTTTTTGTGGTTAGTTTCATTATTCTTTGGTTTGCCTTCCCGTTCCCGAAAGAAGAGTTTGTTCGGGATAGAGGCGGTCTAATCGTTTGCGACCGTGAAGGAAATATCCTAAGGGTTTACCTTAACGAGCGCGAGGATTATTGTTTTCCGGTCAAACTTTCGCAGATGAACCCGTATTTGGCTTCGGCAACGATTGCCGTGGAGGACAAGCGTTTTCGTTCGCACCATGGATTTGACCCGCTGGCGGTCAGCCGTGCCATGTGGAATAACATTACAAAATGGCGCCGCACATCCGGTGCTTCCACCCTGACTATGCAAACGATTCGGTTAACCTGGCCCAGAGAGAGAACCTTTAAAGCAAAGGTAATCGAAACATTCCGGGCATTGCAAGTAGAAACTAGGCTGTCTAAAGATGAGATACTGGAATATTACCTTAATTACGCCCCTTACGGCAGTAATATTTATGGTGTTGAAGCGGCGTCATTAAGATATTTCGGCAAGCCGAGTTGCGCGTTAACCCTTTCCGAAGCGGCTGTTTTAGCCGGTTTGCCGGCTTCGCCAAGCCGGTTCCGGCCTGATAAATATCCTGGGCGTGCCAGGGAGCGAAGGGATTATGTCCTGAAGCGGATGTATGATGAGGATTTGATAACCCAATCAGAATTCGCCGAAGCGCGGAACGAGCCGATTGTTCCGGATAAAAAGGTTGTTTCCCCGTTTGTTGCTCCTCATTTTTGCGAGTTGGTTAAAGGTTCCGTAGAGGGAACTTCCAGCGCGCGGGTTATTACGACATTAAACCGGCAAATACAAAGAAGCGCCGAAAATGCTCTCACCTTTGCCGTTGATGTCCTTAAGGCAAAAGGCGTAAGCAATGGCGCGGTGGTAGTTATCGAGAATAAAACAGGCGCGGTGCGGGCGCTGGTCGGCTCGTATGATTTCTTTGATGTGGCTCATTCCGGGCAGGTTAACGGAGCGCTTGCGTCACGTTCGCCCGGTTCGGCTCTTAAGCCATTTACTTATGCGCTTGCTTTCGATAAGAGTTTATGCCTTCCTGATGAGATTCTGCCTGATGTGCCGACCCCTTATCGGGATTATGACCCGGAAAATTATGAGCATCGTTTTGAAGGTATGGTCTCAGCCCGTGAAGCGCTTACCAGTTCCCTTAATTTGCCAGCGTTACATTTACTGACACGGGTTGGAGGCAAAGAGTTGTATCAATTACTTAAAGCGACTGGTTTTTCTAACTTGACTAAATCGGCTGATTATTATGGTTTAGGTTTGACCTTAGGTTCAGCAGAAGTAAATTTGTTAGATATAACCAACGCATATGCATCCTTAGCGCGATTAGGGGAATATCAGCCTTATTGCTTATTAGATTCAGAGATAATGAAAGGCGTTCAGCAACAAAGATGGGTAATATCACCTGAAGCGGCTTATTTGATTGCCGATATTCTTTCCGATCCGCAACGTATTATCCCTTTGCCCGGTTACGATTTGGTTAAGCCGAATATTCCCGTTGTTTCCACTTCATCTTACCGGTTGCCGAGAATCGCCTGGAAAACAGGGACTTCTTCCGGGCACCGCGATGCCTGGACTATTGGATATACTCCGGAGTATACGGTCGGAGTGTGGCTCGGTAATTTTTCCAGCCAGCCAAGCCGTGGGTTAGTCGCGGTTAATTCAGCGGCTCCGGCTGTATTTGAAATATTTAAACAGATATATGATGGGAAACCCGTTACCTGGTTTGAGCCGCCATCCGGTTTTGGAGCTAAACCTGTTTGTGTTCGCAGTGGAATGTTGGCGGGAAAAGATTGTCCGCAGGTTGAATCACGTTTAGTCATTGCCAAAGAGAGATATAAAACATGCACCGTTCATCAGCGTTTGATGGTGGATGATGGAACTGGTAATCGGCTGTGTTATAATTGTATGTCTGGCCGTAAGTATCATTATAAGGTTTTTGAGGTTTGGTCTCCGGAGATAAATAGTTGGTTAGCGAAAAGCGGCCAATTTACTGGTGTTCCAGCTCATTTCTCAGCGTGTTTAACCGTTAAGGATAATGGCGGATTGCATATTATTTCACCTCCTAATAAACAGAAATATAGCCTAATTAATGATAACATGCTTTCAGCGCAACAACTTAAACTTCAGGTGGTTGCCGCCAGTGGGGTCAATGATATTTTTTGGTTTATAGATGGTTGTTTCTATAGGCAGGCTGGTGTTTCAGAAAGGCTTTTTTGGCCGCTTCAGCCCGGGCGTCATACTATTACCTGTGTTGATAATGAGGGGAGAAATAATTCCGTGGCCATATCGGTGGAAGAGTAG
- a CDS encoding 50S ribosomal protein L10: MSKVVKKQMIKELSSKYKSLNNWVMVNYQGLKAREASDLRSHLRNQGVKMNMAKNAVISFTFQDVGWEKAKEIIQGPVALVYGEPGSKSDDPITISKSLVTWKTKNADAGKMLVFRGGYTEGRYVSATEVSQLASIPPREALLGRLAGGFKSPLTRLAWALDALPQKMARLVGALAEKKK, translated from the coding sequence ATGTCAAAAGTCGTCAAGAAACAGATGATTAAGGAATTAAGCTCAAAGTATAAGAGCCTTAATAACTGGGTCATGGTCAATTATCAGGGCTTGAAAGCCCGCGAAGCAAGCGATTTGCGCTCCCACCTGCGTAATCAGGGCGTCAAGATGAATATGGCAAAGAACGCCGTAATCAGCTTTACTTTCCAGGATGTCGGCTGGGAAAAAGCCAAGGAAATCATCCAGGGACCGGTTGCCCTGGTTTACGGAGAGCCCGGAAGCAAATCCGATGACCCCATCACTATTTCCAAATCCCTGGTCACATGGAAAACCAAGAACGCCGATGCCGGTAAAATGCTCGTTTTCCGCGGCGGCTATACCGAAGGGCGTTATGTCTCGGCTACGGAAGTCAGCCAGCTTGCCAGCATACCTCCGCGCGAAGCGTTGCTCGGAAGGCTCGCCGGCGGATTCAAATCGCCGCTCACCAGGCTTGCCTGGGCGCTTGATGCCCTGCCTCAGAAAATGGCAAGGCTTGTCGGCGCTCTGGCGGAGAAGAAGAAATAA